The Thunnus thynnus chromosome 2, fThuThy2.1, whole genome shotgun sequence genome includes a region encoding these proteins:
- the kcnip3b gene encoding Kv channel interacting protein 3b, calsenilin isoform X2, whose amino-acid sequence MGIQGMELFAIGVVIILFMAVLKQFGILEPMSSFEDSSDSDLELSTVRHQPEGLDQLQAQTKFTRKELQSLYRGFKNECPSGLVDEETFKSIYSQFFPQGDATTYAHFLFNAFDIDRNGSIRFEDFVIGLSVLLRGSVTEKLNWAFNLYDINKDGYITKEEMLAIMKSIYDMMGRYTYPCVRDEAPSEHVDKFFQKMDKNRDGVVTIEEFIETCQKDENIMNSMQLFENVI is encoded by the exons ATGGGGATCCAAGGCATGGAGCTGTTTGCCATCGGCGTGGTCATCATCCTCTTCATGGCAGTTCTCAAGCAGTTTGGCATCCTGGAGCCGATGTCTTCGTTTGAAG ACAGCAGCGACAGTGATTTGGAGCTGTCGACGGTGCGTCACCAGCCGGAGGGGCTGGACCAGCTGCAGGCTCAGACCAAGTTCACCAGGAAGGAGCTTCAGTCTCTCTACAGAGGCTTTAAGAAC GAGTGTCCCAGTGGGTTGGTTGATGAGGAGACATTCAAGTCCATCTATTCTCAGTTCTTTCCCCAAGGAG ATGCAACCACCTACGCTCACTTCCTGTTCAACGCGTTTGACATAGACAGAAATGGCTCGATCCGGTTCGAGGACTTTGTCATCGGCCTGTCTGTGTTGCTCAGAGGTTCGGTCACCGAGAAGCTCAACTGGGCTTTTAACCTCTATGACATTAATAAAGATGGCTACATCACCAAAGAG GAGATGTTGGCGATTATGAAGTCAATCTATGACATGATGGGGAGGTACACCTACCCATGTGTGCGAGACGAGGCTCCCTCTGAACACGTGGACAAGTTCTTCCAG AAAATGGACAAAAACCGAGATGGTGTAGTGACCATTGAAGAGTTCATCGAGACCTGTCAGAAG
- the kcnip3b gene encoding Kv channel interacting protein 3b, calsenilin isoform X1: MQADGKVVDGSLLGDANGVEPAPGRVKDSGKWQKPRFSRKALMKCCLVKWIIASTQPQDKDSSDSDLELSTVRHQPEGLDQLQAQTKFTRKELQSLYRGFKNECPSGLVDEETFKSIYSQFFPQGDATTYAHFLFNAFDIDRNGSIRFEDFVIGLSVLLRGSVTEKLNWAFNLYDINKDGYITKEEMLAIMKSIYDMMGRYTYPCVRDEAPSEHVDKFFQKMDKNRDGVVTIEEFIETCQKDENIMNSMQLFENVI; the protein is encoded by the exons gCGGATGGCAAGGTGGTCGATGGCAGCCTGCTGGGAGATGCCAATGGCGTCGAGCCTGCGCCGGGCAGAGTGAAGGATTCTGGGAAGTGGCAGAAGCCGCGTTTCTCTCGGAAAGCTCTGATGAAGTGCTGCCTGGTCAAATGGATCATCGCCAGCACGCAGCCGCAGGACAAAG ACAGCAGCGACAGTGATTTGGAGCTGTCGACGGTGCGTCACCAGCCGGAGGGGCTGGACCAGCTGCAGGCTCAGACCAAGTTCACCAGGAAGGAGCTTCAGTCTCTCTACAGAGGCTTTAAGAAC GAGTGTCCCAGTGGGTTGGTTGATGAGGAGACATTCAAGTCCATCTATTCTCAGTTCTTTCCCCAAGGAG ATGCAACCACCTACGCTCACTTCCTGTTCAACGCGTTTGACATAGACAGAAATGGCTCGATCCGGTTCGAGGACTTTGTCATCGGCCTGTCTGTGTTGCTCAGAGGTTCGGTCACCGAGAAGCTCAACTGGGCTTTTAACCTCTATGACATTAATAAAGATGGCTACATCACCAAAGAG GAGATGTTGGCGATTATGAAGTCAATCTATGACATGATGGGGAGGTACACCTACCCATGTGTGCGAGACGAGGCTCCCTCTGAACACGTGGACAAGTTCTTCCAG AAAATGGACAAAAACCGAGATGGTGTAGTGACCATTGAAGAGTTCATCGAGACCTGTCAGAAG
- the kcnip3b gene encoding Kv channel interacting protein 3b, calsenilin isoform X3: MSVRWETEGLQTVGIVCLVIMFLKLMHLLGLIDITETDSSDSDLELSTVRHQPEGLDQLQAQTKFTRKELQSLYRGFKNECPSGLVDEETFKSIYSQFFPQGDATTYAHFLFNAFDIDRNGSIRFEDFVIGLSVLLRGSVTEKLNWAFNLYDINKDGYITKEEMLAIMKSIYDMMGRYTYPCVRDEAPSEHVDKFFQKMDKNRDGVVTIEEFIETCQKDENIMNSMQLFENVI; the protein is encoded by the exons ATGAGTGTGAGGTGGGAGACGGAGGGACTGCAGACAGTTGGCATCGTCTGCCTGGTGATCATGTTCCTCAAGTTGATGCACCTGCTGGGCCTCATCGACATCACGGAGACCG ACAGCAGCGACAGTGATTTGGAGCTGTCGACGGTGCGTCACCAGCCGGAGGGGCTGGACCAGCTGCAGGCTCAGACCAAGTTCACCAGGAAGGAGCTTCAGTCTCTCTACAGAGGCTTTAAGAAC GAGTGTCCCAGTGGGTTGGTTGATGAGGAGACATTCAAGTCCATCTATTCTCAGTTCTTTCCCCAAGGAG ATGCAACCACCTACGCTCACTTCCTGTTCAACGCGTTTGACATAGACAGAAATGGCTCGATCCGGTTCGAGGACTTTGTCATCGGCCTGTCTGTGTTGCTCAGAGGTTCGGTCACCGAGAAGCTCAACTGGGCTTTTAACCTCTATGACATTAATAAAGATGGCTACATCACCAAAGAG GAGATGTTGGCGATTATGAAGTCAATCTATGACATGATGGGGAGGTACACCTACCCATGTGTGCGAGACGAGGCTCCCTCTGAACACGTGGACAAGTTCTTCCAG AAAATGGACAAAAACCGAGATGGTGTAGTGACCATTGAAGAGTTCATCGAGACCTGTCAGAAG